In the genome of Synechococcus sp. CB0101, the window GGGTCGCAGCCACAGGGGGTGAAGGGATGGCATCGCAGCAGACGCCGCAAGGTGAGCCAGCTGCCCCTCCAGGGGCCGTGCCGCTCGATCGCCTCCAGGCCGTAGGCACTGCAGCTGGGGATGAAGCGGCAGCGCGGTGGCCCCAGCAGCGGCGAAATGAACAGGCGGTAAAAGCCGATCAAGGCCAGGAGCAACCGTTGCAGCAGCTGGTTCATGGGCGGCATGAGGGTGAAACCAGGGCCGAGCGATAGGATCGACAACTGGCGTGGCAACAGCCCGCTGGATGAGCTGTCTGCTTCGCGAGATTCTCGCAAGGCCGCTCCACCAGCCACGGCTCGCACCGCTCCATTGCCCAACCACACGGTTTTCTATGTCTCGCTACCGCGGCCCTCGCCTGAGGATTACGCGGCGCTTGGGAGACCTTCCCGGTCTCACCCGTAAGTCCGCCAAGCGGTCTTATCCCCCCGGTCAGCACGGCCAAGCCCGTCGCAAGCGCTCCGAATACGCCATCCGCCTCGAAGAGAAGCAGAAGCTTCGCTTCAACTACGGCATCTCCGAGCGTCAGCTCGTGCGCTACGTGAAGAAAGCGCGCGCCCAGGAGGGTTCCACCGGAACCAACCTGCTGAAGCTGCTCGAGAACCGTCTCGACAATGTGTGCTTCCGCCTCGGCTTCGGCCCCACCGTTCCCGGTGCCCGTCAGCTGGTGAACCATGGCCACGTGACCGTGAATGGTCGCGTCGTGGACATCCCCAGCTACCAGTGCAAGGCCGGTGATGTGGTCGCCATCCGCGAACGCAAGCAGAGCAAGAAGCTGGCCGAAGGCAACCTGGAGTTCCCGGGTCTGGCCAACATTCCTCCTCACCTCGAGCTCGACAAGAACAAGCTGACCGCCAAGGTGATCAGCAAGTGCGAGCGCGAGTGGGTCGCTCTGGAAATCAACGAACTGCTGGTGGTGGAGTTCTACTCCCGCAAGGTCTGATCCTCAGACACCCCTTCAGCAGCAAGGCAAAGCCCCCGCCAAAGCGGGGGCTTTTTTATGCGGTTTCTACTCGCAGCTGATCAGTCGCCACAGAACTCCTTCACCCAGGCGATGGCATCACTCTTCGAAATACCTTTGTAGTCCACGTTGTAGGAGCCGTCCTCGGTGCAGGCTCCGTTCACGAACGAACCGTCGTTCCAGAACACAGCCATGTGGTAACCGTCGTCGCACACTTTGATTGGTTCACCGCCATCATCCACATCGGCTTCACATTCACCGGCTTTCCATTGCTCTGCAGAGACTGGCGACACCAAAGGCATTCCGGGCGCTATAGCGAGCACAGATGCAGTCACCAACCCTGCAATCAACCGGCGAGGAAGACGGGAAGACGAATGAGAGCCAAGTCTGTTGACACGTAAGGCCATGCAAGGCAACCGCACTTATGCAACCACAATCTTGGTTAGGAATTTTGCATGCACCGTTTCTTGTGCTGAATGAATGCTGGATTGGAACAACTCTCGAAATCCAGCCAGGCTCGCGTCTTTGTAGCAGGCCTCTAAGCCGACACCCTCATCCAGCAATCAGGGTCTCGAGCGCAGCCGTCACATCTGGCTGGCGCATCAGCGACTCACCCACCAGAACGGCATCCGCTCCGGCGCTTTGCACGCGATCGAGATCGTCGCGGCTGAACAGACCCGACTCGCTCACCAGCAGGCAGCCCTTGGCGCGGATCTGATCGCCGTAGCGCTCGGTGAGCTGCTCGGTGGTGGCCAGATCGGTTTCGAAGCTGGCGAGGTTGCGGTTGTTGATGCCGATTAGCTGCACGCCATCCAGGGCGAGCACCCGCTCGAGCTCGGCGGCATCGTGCACTTCAACCAGCACAGTCAGCCCAAGGCTGCGGGCCACCTTGAGTAGGTAGGCCATGTCCTGATCGGTGAGGATCGCCGCAATCAACAGTGCTGCATCGGCACCGGCGGCACGGGCCTGATACAGCTGATAGGGGGTGAGGATGAAGTCCTTGCACAGCAAGGGCAAGTCCACCACCTGGCGCACTTGCACCAGCACCTCAAATCCGCCCTGGAAGAACTGCTTATCGGTGAGAACTGAGAGGCAGCTGGCCCCACCGGCGGCATACCCCTGAGCAATCGCTTCAGGGTCAAAGTCTTCACGAATCACTCCTTTGCTGGGGCTGGCTTTCTTCACCTCAGCAATCACAGCCGGCTTGCGGCAAGCCGCTTTCAGAGCCGCCAGGAAGTCACGGGTGGGTGGGAGCTCAGCAACCTGCTTTTTGAGTTGCTCAAGGCTGACGCGATCCCGCGCCGAGGTGACCTCGCGATCTTTTTCCCAGACGATCTTTTCGAGGATGTTGCGGGGTTCGCTCTCCTCATGGGGGATGGCGTACTCCAGGTGAGCCACCTTCACCTTGGGGTTGGGCGGCCGGCGACGAATCTCCATCACTTCAGGCTCCCACGGCCATGGCGGCCTGCTTGTAGGCCACTTCCACCACTTCGCTGAGGGTGGGGTGGGTGTGCACCTCCGTCACCAGCTGCTTCACGCTCTGGCGGCGCGCCACGGCATTGGCGATCTCCTGGATCAGATCAGCGGCGTGCAGGCCATAGATGTGGGCACCCAGCACCTCGCCGGTGCTCTTGTTGAACAGCAGCTTCATCAGGCCATCGCTCTCCAGCTCCGCCAGGGCTTTGGAGTTGGCCTTGAAGTAGCTGCGCACCGAGCCCAGCTCAAAGCCTTCCTTGGCCGCGAGCTCCTTGGCGTCGGCTTCGCTCAAGCCCACCGAGCTGATCTCGGGATGGGTAAAGGTGGCCGCTGGAATCGAGCGGTAATCGATCTGGCGGGGGTGGCCCAGGATGTTGTCCACGGCCACGGTGCCCTGGGCAGCGGCGGTGTGGGCAAGCATCATCTTTCCGGTTACATCTCCCACCGCCCAAAGGTGGGGCACGGGTGCACCGTTCACCAGCACCCGCATCGCGTCATCCACCGGAATGAAGCCGCGGTTGGTTTCAATGCCGCAGGCCTCCAGGTTCAGGCCCTTGCTACTGGGCACACGGCCGGTGGCCACCAGCACCGCATCCACCTCCAGGGTTTCCACGGGCTCTTTGGTCTGCATATCCACCAGCTCGATCTGCACCGGCGCGCCGGGCTTGATCGACTTGGCCAACACGCCGGAGCGAGCATCGATGTCGCGGCCGTCGATCAGGTTGCGGGCAGCGATCTTGGCGATATCGGGATCGAAGGTGGGCATCACCCGATCCAGGGCCTCGATCATCGTCACCTCACAGCCCAAGGCCGTGTACACATCGGCGAATTCCAGGCCGATATAGCCGCTGCCGATGATCGCCAGCCAGCGGGGTAGCCATTCGAGGCTCACCGCTTCGTCGCTGGTGAACACGGTGCGGCCATCGGTTTCGATGCCAGGCGGAACAAACGGATCAGAACCGGTGGCGATGATCACGTCGCGGCCGCTGAGCACCCGGTCGACACCATTGATCTCCCGCACTCCCACCTTCTGGGGGCCCTCAAGGCGGCCAGCGCCACGGATGATCGTGACGCCAGCACGCTCCAGGGTTTTGGTGAGGTTGCCGCGAATCGTGGCCACCAGCTGATTGGCGTGATCAGCAATCTTCTGGCGCTCGAACCGCACCGGCGCGGCATGAATCCCGAAGCCCTTGAGGTGCTCGGCATCGGCCAGCTCGCGTACGCGGCCGCTGGCGGCCAGAAGCGCCTTGGAAGGCACGCAGCCGCGGTTCACGCAGGTGCCGCCCATGTCGCGGCTTTCGATGATGGCGGTGCGCAGGCCGTGCTCGGCAGCGTGCTTGGCCGCATCGAAACCGCCGTAGCCGGCGCCGATGACGATCACATCAAAGTCGAAGCTGCCGTCGCTCACCGGTTGCCTGCTCAGTTGGCAGGCATTCTCTCCTGTCAGCCCCCCTGCTGCCGCCAGCGCTCCAGCAGCAGCGGCGCGGCCGCCACCGCCACATTCAGCGATTCCACCGCCGCGCTGTGGGGAATGGTGATGCGATGGGTAGCCAAGGCCGCCAGCTGCGGGTGTAGCCCCGCGCCTTCATTCCCCAGCAGCAGCACCGTGGGACGCGTCCAGTCGAGCTGCCAATAGGGCTGCACGCCGGGCTGAACAAGCGTGGCGGCCAGCTGCCGGCCCGCCGCCACAGCCCGCTCCAGCAGGGGCAGCAGTTCCGAGCGATCGCTGAGCCGCAGCAGCGGCAGGGCCAGAGCGGCACCCGCTGAGGCGCGCAGCACCTTGGGCTGGAGCGGATCGGCGCCACCGCCAAGCCACACCTCATCCACCCCGGCAGCCAACGCCGTTCGCAGCAACGTGCCGAGATTGCCGGGATCCTGGAGCTGATCCAGCGCCAGCACAAAAGCCCCATCGCCCCGAGCAACGGGCAGGGCCTGCCGAGCCAGGGTGGCGACCACGCCATCCGGATGATCGGTGGTCGCCACCGCCTCCATCACCTCCTCGCCCACCGGCTGCAGCGGCAGATCTTGATCCGCCAGCAGGGCGCCATGGCGCTCGATCCAGGCAGGGGTGGCCAGCAGCTGCTCGGGCTGAAGCCCCAGCCGCAGCAGTTCTTGGAGTTGATGGGTGCCCTCCAGCAGCAGCAACCCCTGCTCACGGCGCCCCTTGGGCTGGTGCAGCGCCCGCAGGCGACCCACCAGCGGATTGCGCCGGCTGGTGATCAGCTCCATCAGAAGGTTTCGTGGCGGCGCACGTGCAGCCCATCACCCACTTCGAGGCTGGCATCCTTCAACTCAAGCCCCCGCACTGCCGCCACTTCACCCTTGAGCCCCTCCGCGGTGAGGTTGCTGATCAATTCCTTGATGATCACGTCCTCCACCGTTTTTTCATCGAGGGAGTCGGGTGTGAGCGCCTCGAGAAAACGACCAATCTTCGCTGCCACCACTTCAGGGGCATTGGTGATTTTGAGAACGAGCATCGCGACGGTGCAGCAACAACGATCAAAGCAGCTGTAGGGGTGCAGCTGTCTTGCCGTAAAGGCTGACAACGATGCCGAACGGCAGCAAGCAAGAGCAGGAAAGCAACAAAAAAGCTCCCCTAGTTGAGGAGAGCTTTCAAAGTGCGGATGGGGAGACTTGAACTCCCACGACATTGCTGCCACTAGTACCTGAAACTAGCGCGTCTACCAATTCCGCCACATCCGCAGGGGCTGGCGTGTCGCGTCAGCGACCCCGGAAATGTACCCCATCAAGGGGGGCGCCCCCTGGGCCAAGCCAGTTCCAGCGCCGGACGTCTTGCCGGTCTCAGAACAGGTTGTCAGGATGAGGCCCCTAAGGCGGGACGCCCGAAGCCATGACTGTGACCGCTGTCCCGTCTCAACAGATTCTCAACCCCCAGCTTGAGATCGCGGGCAATCGCCGTCTGTCGGGAGAGCTGCGCGTCAGTGGTGCCAAGAATTCAGCCCTGGTGCTGATGGCGGCCAGCCTGCTCACCGAAGATCAGTTGCGGCTGCGCAACGTGCCGCCTCTCACCGACATCCAAGGGATGGGAGACATCCTCAGTTCCCTGGGGGTGAAGGTGCGCCGCAATGGCGAAAGCCTCGAAATGAATGGCTCGGGACTGAGCCAATCGGCCCCGCCCTACGAGCTGGTGAACAGCCTGCGGGCCAGCTTCTTCTGCATCGGCCCCCTGCTGGCACGGTTGGGCATCGCCCGCGTTCCCCTGCCCGGTGGTTGCCAGATCGGCACCCGCCCGGTGGTGGAGCACGTGAAGGGCCTCAAAGCCCTGGGCGCCCAGGTGACGATCGAGCACGGGGTGGTGTCGGCCGTGGTGCCAGGCCGCGGCCATCGCCTCAAGGGAGGCCGCATCCACCTCGATTGCCCCAGCGTGGGCGCGACCGAGACCCTGATGATGGCTGCCGCCCTCGCCGAGGGTGAAACGGTAATCGAAAACGCCGCTCTCGAGCCCGAGGTGGTAGATCTGGCCGGCTTGCTGCTGGCCATGGGCGCCAAGGTGCGCGGCGCGGGCACGCCCACCATCACGATCGTGGGCGTGGAGCGCCTGCACGGTGCCGATTACGCCGTGATCCCCGATCGCATCGAGGCCGGAACCTTCCTGTTGGCCGCCGCCATCACCCGTTCCACGCTCACCGTGGGCCCGGTGATCACCGATCACCTGCGCGCGGTGCTCACCAAGCTCGAAGAAGCGGGCTGCAAACTCAACATCGACGGCACGTTGGTCACGATCAGCGCCGACGAGATCCGGGCCGTGGATCTGCGCACCCAACCCTTCCCCGGCTTCCCCACCGACCTGCAGGCACCCTTCATGAGCCTGCTGGCCACGGCCCAGGGCACCAGCGTGATCACCGAAAACATTTTCGAAAACCGGATGCAGCACGTGGCTGAGCTGCAACGCATGGGTGCAGCGATCCGCGTTCAGGGCAGCACCGCCTTTGTGGAAGGCGTGGCACGCCTCAGCGGTGCACCGGTGCAGGGCAGCGACCTGCGGGCCTCCGCCGCCATGGTGCTGGCGGGCCTAGCCGCTGAAGGCATCACCTCGGTGCAGGGCTTGGAATACCTCGATCGCGGCTACGCCGACTTCGAGGGCAAGCTCAATCGCGTCGGTGCCTCGATCCGCCGCGTGGGCTGAAGGCTGACCCCTAAAGTCAGCCACGCGGGAGCGTGCCGGAATTGGTAGACGGACTCGACTCAAAATCGAGCGCCTTCGGGCATGTGGGTTCAAGTCCCACCGCTCCTATGACCCCGCCCCCTCGCATCAGCCCCGCCACATCGGCGGTGATGCAGACCTACGGGCGGTTCCCCCTCGAACTCGTACGCGGCCGCGGCGTGTGGGTGTGGGACAGCCAGGGCCGCCGCTACCTCGATGGGGTGGCGGGTATCGCTGTGTGCACCCTCGGCCACAGCAGTGCTGTGATGCGCCGGGCCCTGGGCCGGCAGCTGCGCAAGCTGCAGCACGTGTCGAACCTGTATCGCATTCCCGAGCAGGAACAACTGGCCGCCTGGATCACCGCCAACAGCTGTGCCGATGCGGTGTTCTTCTGCAACTCCGGCGCCGAAGCCAACGAGGGCGCCATCAAGTTGGCCCGCAAACACGGGCATCAAGTGCGTGGCATCGGCCAAGAAGCAGGCGGCCCGCTGATCCTCACCGCCCAAGCCAGCTTCCATGGCCGCACCCTGGCGGCGGTCACCGCCACCGGCCAGCCCAAATATCACCAGGGCTTTGAGCCGATGGTGCAAGGCTTCCGCTACTTCCCCTACAACGACACCGCCGCCTTTGAGGCCCTGCTGGCGGAATGCGAACGGAACGGTCCACGGGTGGCCGCCGTGATGCTCGAGCCACTCCAGGGCGAAGGCGGCGTGAACCCCGGGAACCAGGCCTTCTTCCGGCGGGTGCGGGAGCTGTGCGATCAGCACAACATCCTGCTGATCTTTGATGAAGTGCAGGTGGGCGTGGGCCGCACCGGTCGCCTCTGGGGCTACCAGAAGCTCGGCGTGGAGCCCGATGCCTTCACCCTGGCCAAGGGGCTGGGTGGCGGCTTCCCCATCGGTGCCCTCTGTGTGAAAGCCGCAGCCGATCACCTCAAAGCCGGTGAGCACGCCAGCACCTTCGGCGGCAATCCAATGGCCTGCCGCGCCGGCCTCACCGTGGCCGAAGAGCTGGTGCGCCGCAACCTGCCCGCCCATGCCGAAGCAATGGGTCAGCTGCTGCAGGAGCAGCTCGCCGGCTTAGTGGCGCGCCACCCCACGCTGGCCGAGGGCTGCCGCGGCTGGGGTCTGCTGCAGGGTTTGGTGCTGAGGCCCGATGGCCCCGCCGCCATCGATGTGGTGAAAGCAGCAATGGCTGAAGGGCTGCTGCTGGTGCCCGCCGGCACCAATGTGGTGCGCTTTGTGCCCCCCCTCACGATTCAGCCGCGCCACATCCGCGAGGCCGTGAAACGGCTGGAACGAGCCCTGATCGCGTGCCAGACCAAGACCCCTTCAGCGAGCTGATCGCGCCCTTCAGCCGCCGAGGCGTTGACCTCGGCCTGGAGCGGCTGCAGGCCGCGCTCGCTGAGATGGGCCATCCGGAGCGTCGCTTTGCCGCGGTGCAGGTGGCCGGCACCAACGGCAAGGGGTCGATCAGCACGATGTTGAATGCCATCGCCGGCGCCGCGGGCATCCGCTGCGGCCTCTACACCTCACCCCATCTGCTCAGCTGGTGCGAACGCATCCGGTTGCCAAACGGTCTGATTGCGGAGGCAGCCCTCAAGGATCTGCTGCAAGAGCTGCAGCCCCTGGCGCTGCGGCACAACCTCACCCCCTTCGAGCTGGTCACCGCCGCGGCCATGCAGGCCTTCGCCAATGCAGGTGTGGAGCTGGCGGTGCTGGAGGTGGGGCTGGGGGGCCGGCTCGATGCCACCACGGTGCATCCCGATCGCCAGGTGCTGGCCTTCGCCAGCATCGGGCTCGACCACACCGAACATCTGGGCCCCACCATCGGCGCCATTGCCGTTGAGAAAGCGGGAGTGCTGCATCGCGGCGCGACCGCCGTGAGCGGCCCGCAACCGCCGGAGGCCGCGGCGGTGCTGCGCCAGCAAGCCAGCCAACAGAACTGCTCGCTCCGCTGGGTGCAACCACTCCCGAGCGCCGCGGAGGGCGGCCCGTTGCTGGGCCTGCGTGGGGATCTGCAGCGTCTCAACGCCGCCGTGGCCTGTGGCGCAGCCGAGGCTCTAGCGGAACGCGGTTGGCCCATCAACACCGCCGCCATCCGGGCAGGGCTGCAGCAGGCCCGTTGGCCCGGCCGGCTGGAGCATCGCCAGTTCCAGGGGCATCCGTTGCTGGTGGATGGCGCCCACAACCCACCGGCCGCTGCCGCCCTGCGGCAGGAGCTGGATCAACGCACCCATGAGCAGGGCCTGCCGCGGCGCTGGCTGATCGGCATGCAGCGCCACAAGGATGCGCCGCAATTGCTGCAGAGCCTGGTGCCGGAAGGAGATCTGGTGCGCGTGGTGGCCTTGCCGGCGGAGCACAACAGCTGGAGTACCGCAGAGCTCCAGGCCGCCTCAGGCCTTCCCCTGGAGACAGGCGCCATCGATCTCGCTACCAACCTGGCCTGGCTGGTGGACTCTCCCGCCCTGCCGGTGGCGTGCGGCTCCCTCTATCTGGTAGCGGAGCTCCTGCCCCTGCTTCAGGCGACAGACTGAACGCAGACGCCTGCGCCGCCATGCTGATCCGCCGCCTTACGGCCCTTGTGGCCAGCCTCTGGCTGCTGGTGGCCGCGCTGCCGGCCATGGCGCTCGACACCAGCGCGGGCGTGGGCTTGCAGGATCGGGCCCTGTTCCAGGACACCGTGGACTACACGCTCACCAACCAGAGCGGCAAGAGTTTCGCCGGTCAGCAACTGGTGAACACCTCCTTTGCCGGGGCTGTGGGCAAAGGTGCCAACTTCGCTGGCGCCAACCTTCACGGCGCGATCTTCACGCAAGGGGCCTTCCCTGAAGCCGATTTCAGCGGCGCTGACCTCAGCGATGTGCTGATGGACCGCACCGACATGAGCCACACCAACCTGCGCAATGCCGTACTGGTGGGGGTGATTGCCGCGGGCGCCAGCTTCAGCGGCGCGGATGTGACCGGCGCTGACTTCAGCGACGCGCTGATCGATCGCGCCGATCAGCGGCAGCTCTGTGCCAAGGCCAGCGGCACCAACCCCAGCACCGGCGCCGACACGCGCGCCAGCCTGGGCTGCTGAGGCGAACGCGCTTCAGCGCTCCAGCCAGCCGCGCAGCTTGCCGGGGTTGAGCAGCCCCGCGGGGTCATAGCTGGCCTTGGCCGCCACCTGGGCCGCATCCACGCCACCCAATCCACCGTCTTCGACGGTGATCGCATGGGGATTGAACAGCAGGCAGCCCAGGTCGCAGGCGTGGCGAATCAGGTCGTCCAGCGCCTCACGGCCCCGCCAGCGCACCAGGGGCAGGCAGGCCAAGCGCTGCTGACCCTGGGCCCGTACAGCCTCCAAGTGCCAGAGCACCTCATCACCCCAGCGCTGGCGCAGGGCGGCCAGGGCCGGCTGCTCCGGTTGAGGCAACAGCAGCTGCAGGTAGGTGAAGCTCGGATCGTGGGCACGCGCATGCAGCGTGGTGTGGTTCCAGCAGAGCTCCCGCAGGGGGATGCCACGGCTCTGGCCTTGGAGCTCCTCCCACACCAGCTGGCCTCCCCAACGGGGCAACAGCGCATCAAGGGCTAAGCGTGCATCCGGCGCAGCCAGCACCAGCAACCGATGGCCATCCGCCTCCGCTGGTGGGCAGCCCTTCGGCCAGGGCATCCATTGGGCCACGCCGGCTTCCAAAGCGCAGAGGGCGTTGAGCTGCAACGCCGTGGCCGGCAACTGCTGAGCCGCCACCAGGGCCTGGTCCCAACTGGGGAACTCCAGCACCCACTGCTGCCAGGGCACCGCCTCGGCGCTGGCCATGGTGATGCTGGTGATGATGCCGTTGCAGCCATAGGCATGGTTGATGGCCTGGGCGTCGGCTGCTCCCAGCTGCAGGCGCCGCGGTGTGGGTTCGAGCGTGATGATCTCGAGGCCGAGCAGGTGGCCGGGATCGCGCAGGAAGCCCCAGCGCAGCGAGCCGATCCCACTCGATCCCCCCGCCAGATAACCAGCCAGGCTGGCCGTGCGCACGGTGCTCGGCAGCAGGCGCAACTCACGGCCGCGGGCCTGCAACTGCTGCTCCAGATCCGCTAGCAAAATCCCCGGCTCCGCCGTGAACACGCCGCTGCTCGGATCGAGCTGCTGCAAACGGTTCATGCCGCTGAGTTCGAGCACCAGGCCCCCAGCCAACGGTGTGGCCTGGCCGTAGTTGCCGGTGCCAGCGCCCCGCAGGGTGAGGCTGACGCCATGGCGCACGCAGGCCGCCGCCACGGCCAGCACCTGATCCGCGCTCTCAGCCCGCACCCCCAACTGAGCTCGCAACCCCTGCAGCAGCGGCTGCAGCACCGGCGAATACACAAAGGCATCTGCCGCCAGCTGCTCCAGTTCCCCGCTGCTGCGCAACGGCATCAGGCCAGCAGCGCGCAGGTCCGCAGCCAGGGCCTCGAGCTGCTCGGCCTGGGCCGGCGCCGGCAACGGATGCGGCAGGGCACTGGGCAGCAGCGAAGCCATGCAGAGGGTCAGAGCGGGGCTAGATCGTCCAGCCTGGCAAGGGCAGGCGCCTGCTGTTCGGTGGGTGGGCTCGATAGCCACTGACCGCTGCGCAACACCCGCCGCTGGGGCGGACGCGCCAGCAGCTCGCTCCAGCTGGTGGCGCCGGTGATCAGCAGATCCGCCGGAGCACCTCGCCGCAGGATCCCGTCCCAGGCCAGGCCGAGCATCCGCGCTGGAGCCGTGGTGAACGGGGTCAGCCCCTGGCGCTGCCAGGGAGGGGCATGGCACACGCGGCTGGCCAGGCGCAGCAACTCAAGCGGATCCCCATCACTGCCGGGATCCCAGGGGTCCTGGATGTTGTCGCCGCCGATGGCCACCGTCACACCGGCCCGCTGCAGCTGGCGCACCGGCGCGAGAGGCCGCTGGGCCAGGTCGTGATCGCCGCTGCGGCCCAGCAGCCAGAGGTTGGTGGTGGGCAGCGCCACCACCTCCACGGCGCATCGGGCCAGGCGATCGGCCAGGCGCTGCTGGGCCGGCAGTGGCATCAAGCCGATGCTGCTGGCATGGCTGCAGGTGATCGACACCTGCGGGCGCGAGCGCTCCAGCTGCTCCAGCAGCAGTTGCACACCCACACCAGGCGATTCGCCGCTTTCATCCACGTGCAGATCGATGCCGCAGCCCAGGGCATCGGCCAGCTGCAGCATCCCCTGAAGTGCCTGGCGATCCTGGCGCACCCGTGGATAAGGAGGCCCCAGCACGCCTCCCAACAACCCACCAGCTGCCGCCACCCGCTCGGCCAAATCACGGCCCTCAGCGGTGCTCCAGTGGCTGATGGGCACCAGCGCCACCAGTTGGAGCTCCACACGGCCGCGCCAGCGCTGTTGGCACTCCAGCAAAGCGTCCCAACTGGGGACGGCGCCCGGGCCACCACTATCGATGTGGCTGCGGATGGCGCGCAAGCCATAGCGCCAGGCCTGATCAAGGGCCCGCTCCGCCCGCACCTGCACCTGCTCAACGCTGCGCTGCTCCCCCTCCTGCAGGTTCACGCGGAGGGCACCGGCCATCTGACCGCTGCGGTTGGGGTATTGCCCCCAGGTGAAGGCCTTATCGAGGTGGGCGTGGGGCTCCACGAAGGGGGTGAGCGCCAGGGGCAACCCCACAGCTGCCTTCAGCGGGTGAATGGCCGCAATCCGGCCCGCCTCCAGCTCCAGCTGCACCGGCACCAGGCCATCGGCATCGCCGCAGGGCAGATCGTGCTGGCAGGGATCCAGCAACGCTCGGGGCAGCTGCAAGCTCAGGCGGGCGGAGCCAGAGCGATCAGGCTTCATCAGCGCTGGCCTGGAGCATCACCAGTTGACCCGCCACCCCCAAGGTGAGGATCCGATACCGGGGCAGGCGAAGCCCGGGCAGCAGGGTCTGGCCGCCGATCTCCGTGTTGTAAAGGCTGAAGACACCGGCATTGATGCGCCGGCTGCCCTGCAGGGCTAATCGTCCGAGCACAGCCCGCTGCCCCTGCACCAGCTCCGAACAGTTCTGAATCAGCAGTCTCGCCACCATCGGCAGTCCGCCCTGATC includes:
- a CDS encoding FAD-binding oxidoreductase, giving the protein MASLLPSALPHPLPAPAQAEQLEALAADLRAAGLMPLRSSGELEQLAADAFVYSPVLQPLLQGLRAQLGVRAESADQVLAVAAACVRHGVSLTLRGAGTGNYGQATPLAGGLVLELSGMNRLQQLDPSSGVFTAEPGILLADLEQQLQARGRELRLLPSTVRTASLAGYLAGGSSGIGSLRWGFLRDPGHLLGLEIITLEPTPRRLQLGAADAQAINHAYGCNGIITSITMASAEAVPWQQWVLEFPSWDQALVAAQQLPATALQLNALCALEAGVAQWMPWPKGCPPAEADGHRLLVLAAPDARLALDALLPRWGGQLVWEELQGQSRGIPLRELCWNHTTLHARAHDPSFTYLQLLLPQPEQPALAALRQRWGDEVLWHLEAVRAQGQQRLACLPLVRWRGREALDDLIRHACDLGCLLFNPHAITVEDGGLGGVDAAQVAAKASYDPAGLLNPGKLRGWLER
- a CDS encoding amidohydrolase family protein is translated as MKPDRSGSARLSLQLPRALLDPCQHDLPCGDADGLVPVQLELEAGRIAAIHPLKAAVGLPLALTPFVEPHAHLDKAFTWGQYPNRSGQMAGALRVNLQEGEQRSVEQVQVRAERALDQAWRYGLRAIRSHIDSGGPGAVPSWDALLECQQRWRGRVELQLVALVPISHWSTAEGRDLAERVAAAGGLLGGVLGPPYPRVRQDRQALQGMLQLADALGCGIDLHVDESGESPGVGVQLLLEQLERSRPQVSITCSHASSIGLMPLPAQQRLADRLARCAVEVVALPTTNLWLLGRSGDHDLAQRPLAPVRQLQRAGVTVAIGGDNIQDPWDPGSDGDPLELLRLASRVCHAPPWQRQGLTPFTTAPARMLGLAWDGILRRGAPADLLITGATSWSELLARPPQRRVLRSGQWLSSPPTEQQAPALARLDDLAPL
- a CDS encoding DUF4359 domain-containing protein produces the protein MSGPWGWCLAAALLGGALVATNPDEQDFEDFAGERLVLLADAELCDQGGLPMVARLLIQNCSELVQGQRAVLGRLALQGSRRINAGVFSLYNTEIGGQTLLPGLRLPRYRILTLGVAGQLVMLQASADEA